In the Nitrospirales bacterium LBB_01 genome, one interval contains:
- the nth gene encoding endonuclease III has translation MLFKDSNSTVSEIVSKLKQNFPNAQCALNFTTEFELLAATILSAQCTDVRVNIVTKTLFKKYPTVMDFANADLSILEEDIKTTGFFKNKAEAIKKCAGLIIANHAGSVPKTMDELTKLPGVGRKTASVILAVAFSIPAIAVDTHVLRITNRLKLVNSKNPEKVEMTLRELIPETEWIAFSLSTVLFGRSICKAIKPLCSKCFLNSLCSSPDKNI, from the coding sequence ATGCTGTTTAAGGATTCCAATAGTACGGTAAGCGAGATAGTTTCAAAACTTAAGCAAAATTTCCCTAACGCTCAATGCGCCCTTAATTTCACAACCGAGTTTGAACTCCTTGCAGCCACTATTCTCTCCGCCCAGTGCACCGATGTCAGAGTAAACATCGTGACAAAAACCCTATTTAAGAAATATCCGACTGTTATGGACTTTGCAAATGCTGACTTAAGCATATTAGAGGAGGATATAAAAACTACAGGGTTTTTTAAAAACAAAGCCGAGGCAATCAAAAAGTGCGCAGGATTAATTATTGCAAACCATGCCGGATCTGTTCCAAAGACAATGGATGAGTTAACTAAGCTGCCCGGAGTTGGGAGAAAAACGGCAAGTGTTATTTTAGCTGTGGCATTTTCAATTCCAGCTATTGCGGTGGATACACATGTGCTAAGAATTACTAACCGGCTTAAACTGGTTAATTCTAAAAACCCCGAGAAAGTGGAAATGACTCTGAGAGAGTTAATCCCTGAAACTGAATGGATTGCATTTTCTCTTAGCACTGTTCTTTTTGGCCGCTCTATATGCAAGGCAATAAAACCACTCTGCTCTAAGTGCTTTCTGAACTCATTGTGTTCGTCGCCGGATAAAAACATCTGA
- a CDS encoding biotin--[acetyl-CoA-carboxylase] ligase, with protein sequence MDFSYNIQYVTETASTNDLAKTLAKQNAPHGTVIIADSQHKGRGKGQSEWFSPSGVNIYMSVIFRPEPDFPCTLINVISSLSLVYAIKDTCNLTVWPKWPNDIYCCGKKLGGILSESSSAGSLVTYIVTGIGLNVNTKEFPYSLKDTATSIFLETGKLFDRGQIVESLLKHFAAFYDKLKFEKQTLIKTWELLSKTINSTVSVSTDAGAICGKALGINDNGFLIVEKPEGSKVLLISGDITHAVNC encoded by the coding sequence ATGGATTTTAGTTATAATATCCAGTATGTAACTGAAACCGCCTCCACCAATGATCTTGCAAAAACGCTGGCTAAGCAAAATGCCCCTCATGGGACTGTAATTATAGCTGACAGCCAACATAAGGGGCGTGGAAAGGGTCAAAGCGAATGGTTTTCACCCTCCGGCGTAAACATCTACATGTCTGTCATATTTAGACCTGAGCCGGATTTCCCATGTACGCTTATTAATGTTATAAGCTCTCTTTCTTTAGTTTACGCTATCAAAGATACCTGTAATCTAACCGTGTGGCCAAAGTGGCCAAACGATATATACTGCTGCGGTAAAAAACTCGGAGGGATTCTTTCAGAGTCATCATCGGCAGGCAGCCTTGTTACTTACATAGTTACCGGAATTGGTCTAAATGTTAACACTAAAGAGTTTCCATATTCGCTGAAAGACACTGCCACGAGTATTTTTTTGGAGACAGGGAAACTGTTTGATAGAGGACAAATCGTAGAGTCTCTGTTAAAACACTTTGCCGCATTTTATGATAAATTAAAGTTTGAAAAACAAACCCTCATTAAGACGTGGGAGTTACTCAGTAAGACGATAAATTCCACAGTGTCGGTTTCAACAGATGCGGGAGCAATTTGTGGAAAAGCACTTGGCATAAACGATAACGGGTTTCTCATAGTTGAAAAACCGGAGGGATCAAAAGTGCTGCTCATAAGCGGCGATATTACCCATGCTGTTAACTGTTGA